The segment ATATGACGTGGAAATTTTCGGCAATCGTTGGAGTCACCTGCAATTGACCACCGTGGCGGAGGATTATCCTGATGGAAAGAGGCTTCTTCGATGCCGCTTAAAAAGCTATTGGTCATTATGGGCCAAGATGACATTCTGGGCGGCGGTGGCTTTTGAGTTGCCCATAATCGCCATCGTCGGCAGGTGGTTTCCCTGGGTGGGACTCCTGGCATTGACCGTGCCATTGTTTGCGTGGTTTTTACGGCGCGAGAAGCGGGGTTTGCAAAGCCTGACGATTGTATTTCTCGATGAAACAGCAAAAAAATGGAATCTGAAAAAGATTTCGACGGCACAACCCGAAAGGAAGCAAACTGAACCGGTCAAAGTTCAGCATGCAATTTAATCTATGATTCAGTATCACCAGCTCTTAAAGCTCGTTCTGGAGCAGGGAAAATTTAAGCCCGACCGGACTGGGACAGGAACCTACGCAGTTTTTGGCGCCCAGGCGCGGTTTCCATTGGCAGACGGATTTCCGGTGGTGACCACCAAAAAGCTCCATCTGAAATCGATTATTTACGAACTGCTCTGGTTTTTGCGCGGTGATACAAATGTAAAGTATCTGAACGAAAATGGGGTCACGATTTGGGATGAGTGGGCGGACACGGAGGGAAATTTAGGGCGTGTGTATGGGGCGCAGTGGTGTGATTGGCGCACGGCGGATGGCCGCTCGATCAACCAGATTGACGAGGTCATAGCGCAGATTAAGAAAACTCCGGACAGCCGCCGTCACATTGTAAGCGCGTGGAATGTGGGGGAGATAGAGCGCATGGCGCTGCCGCCGTGTCACGCGCTGTTCCAGTTCTTCGTGCAGGATGGCGAATTAAGCTGCCAATTGTATCAACGCAGTGCCGATCTTTTTTTAGGTGTTCCGTTCAACATTGCTTCGTACGCGCTGCTGACGATGATGGTGGCGCAGGTTTGTGATTTGAAGCCGGGGACGTTTGTGCACACGTTCGGGGATCTGCACTTGTATAGCAACCACCTTGAGCAAGCCAAGCTACAGCTTTCCCGGGAGCCGAAACAGCTGCCGCAGATGAAATTGAATCCGGCGATCAAAAATATTCACGAGTTTAAATTCGAGGATTTTCAATTGGCAGGGTATGATCCGCATCCGGGGATCAAGGCACCGATTGCGGTGTGATACGTGTGAGCAGGCATTCCAGTAAATATCCAACTGCGCAAATCCGATGAAGCATTTCAAAGCAATTGCGGCGATGTCCCAGAACCGGGTGATTGGGCAGGGGAACAAAATTCCGTGGCATTTGCCGGAGGATTTCAAATGGTTCAAGAAGATGACGACGGGGCAGGTGGTGGTGATGGGGCGGAAGACGTTCGAGTCGATTGGCCGGCCATTGCCGAACCGGGAGACGATCGTTTTGAGCCGGGGTCCGTTTCAGCATCCGGGCGTGCGGACGATTTTCGATTTGAGCGAGATTAGTTTGGCTGATGAGAGTCGGGAGATTTTTATTTGTGGAGGCGCTCAGATTTATGAGCAGACGTTGCCGATGTGTTCGGATCTTTATTTGACGGTACTGAAGCGGACGGTTGAAGGGGATGCGTTCTTTCCCACATTTGAGAACGCTTTTGTGAAAGCGGAGGAGATTTTGGATTGTCCTGAGTTCACCATTCTCCATTTTCGGAATCGGTTTTTATCATAAAATGCGGTGCCGAATGTTTGGATTGTTACAGCACCGAGGAGTGTTTTCTGGAATCATGCAGGTTCAAAGTGATTTGTCACTTTTTTAACTGCACGAATCGGGGGGGTGGAAACCATGCATTCCACAACCGGATGCAGGCGCTTTTCATGCATATTTCGGACTAAGCAGCGGTTTTCAAATCACTTGAGAAAGGCAGGTGAACGCCCAATTGCGGCTATAGCAAGGGTTTAGGTATGTTATGAAGTGGCGGTATTCAGGCAGGCATTAAAATTGCTATTTTGTTTTTGTGGATGCGTAGTGACGGGACTTTGAGCGAAGTTTCCTATCAATCAGCGAAAGTACATGTCACAACTCTCTGTAAAATGCTTCGGAGTTGGGGACGGTTGGCCATGTGCTGACCGAAACCATTCTTCTTTTTTGTACCGGTTTGGTAAGACTTCCTTTTTAATCGATTGCGGAGAGCCGCTCGACCGCAGCTACAAGGCTTCAGGACTTTCATACGATGCCTTCGACCGTATTTTTTTATCGCATTTGCATGCAGATCACATTGGTGGGTTTTTCATGCTCATGCAGGGTTTGTGGTTGGAGTCCCGAAAAAAAGAATTGCTTGTTCATATGCCGCGGGAAGGCCTCAAACCTTTGCGGCAAATGTTGAATGCAGCTTGCATCTTTGATGAATTGCTTGAGTTTCGGCTTCGATTCGAAGCCTTGCGTGCCGGAACCGCGGTTCTTTCCAAGGATGTTCGCGTGACCCCTTTCCGTTCGACCCACCTGGATCGCCTGCGCAAGACTTTTCAAAAAAAGTATCCCCAAAAATTTGAAGCATTCTGTTTTCTCATTGAGGCTGGCAAAATGAGAATCGGACATAGCGCGGATATCGGCAGTCCTGAAGATCTGGCCCCGCTGCTAAGCAAACCGCTGGATTTGTTGGTTTGTGAGCTGGCTCATTTCAGGCCCGAGGAACTTTTTGATTATTTGCAGCAGCACGAGATCAAACGGATAGCCTTTATCCATTTGGGCCGATCGCACTGGGAACATCTTAAAAAAATACGTCGTCTGTCGATCAAGATGCTTCCAGACGTAGAAATCCACTTTCCCAAGGACCAGGAAGAGATCCGTTTTTAAAAGTTTCCGGTTGAAAGTTTTTTGTTTCAACCTTGATCGTTGAACTTCCCGCCTTAAACTCCGCTCGCGATGTCGCAAATGTTGAAATCTTCCGGGGCCATGGCCGCCGCGACCATGACCAGCCGTCTACTGGGAATGGTGCGCGAGATGGTTTATGCCCGGTTCATGGCGGACGGTTGGGAAGCAGGGGCATTCCAGCTGGCATTCATGGTGCCGAATCTGTTCCGCCGGTTGCTGGGCGAGGGGGCGCTGACGGCGTCGTTTATTCCAATTTTTAAAGAGAAGGAAAAAACCACCAGCGAGGCGGAAATGTGGCGCGCCGCCAACGCGGTTATTTCCGCCCTGATCATCGCCTCCTCTGTCATTATTGGTCTGGGTATTCTGGTTGTATCCCTGATGCTGAAACGGGGACATCTGTCTCCGCAGACCGATCTGATGTTGCACCTGCTCCGGTGGATGTTTCCCTATGTTTTGCTCGTCTGTCTGACGGCAATCTTCATGGGAATACTCAACGCCCGGGGGCATTTCTTCATCCCGGCCATTGGGGCAGCGGTGTTAAATGTGGTCATGATTGCTTCGGTGTTTTTTTTGGCCCCACACATGGGTGAAAAACTGCACCAACAAATTTATGCTCTTGCCATCGGAGTTTTGGCTGCTGGCATCGCCCAGGCTGCGTTTCAGCTCCCGTCATTACACGCCGAG is part of the Pedosphaera parvula Ellin514 genome and harbors:
- a CDS encoding dihydrofolate reductase — its product is MKHFKAIAAMSQNRVIGQGNKIPWHLPEDFKWFKKMTTGQVVVMGRKTFESIGRPLPNRETIVLSRGPFQHPGVRTIFDLSEISLADESREIFICGGAQIYEQTLPMCSDLYLTVLKRTVEGDAFFPTFENAFVKAEEILDCPEFTILHFRNRFLS
- a CDS encoding MBL fold metallo-hydrolase gives rise to the protein MSQLSVKCFGVGDGWPCADRNHSSFLYRFGKTSFLIDCGEPLDRSYKASGLSYDAFDRIFLSHLHADHIGGFFMLMQGLWLESRKKELLVHMPREGLKPLRQMLNAACIFDELLEFRLRFEALRAGTAVLSKDVRVTPFRSTHLDRLRKTFQKKYPQKFEAFCFLIEAGKMRIGHSADIGSPEDLAPLLSKPLDLLVCELAHFRPEELFDYLQQHEIKRIAFIHLGRSHWEHLKKIRRLSIKMLPDVEIHFPKDQEEIRF
- a CDS encoding thymidylate synthase, with protein sequence MIQYHQLLKLVLEQGKFKPDRTGTGTYAVFGAQARFPLADGFPVVTTKKLHLKSIIYELLWFLRGDTNVKYLNENGVTIWDEWADTEGNLGRVYGAQWCDWRTADGRSINQIDEVIAQIKKTPDSRRHIVSAWNVGEIERMALPPCHALFQFFVQDGELSCQLYQRSADLFLGVPFNIASYALLTMMVAQVCDLKPGTFVHTFGDLHLYSNHLEQAKLQLSREPKQLPQMKLNPAIKNIHEFKFEDFQLAGYDPHPGIKAPIAV